A single window of Triticum aestivum cultivar Chinese Spring unplaced genomic scaffold, IWGSC CS RefSeq v2.1 scaffold17423, whole genome shotgun sequence DNA harbors:
- the LOC123177053 gene encoding uncharacterized protein — MAKARRRRVPAFGEWNYNYHHDEPHAAAATACYATPEPEACSDVWFRYSPPPGKPTPKKQARRRPEGDVSRERSTAKGGDSRRVVRPVDGDLYQVPPPELAPHRGPRKTGSMWMGCLGLSSCVD; from the exons ATGGCG AAGGCGAGGAGGCGTCGCGTGCCGGCGTTCGGGGAGTGGAACTACAACTACCACCACGACGAGCCGCATGCGGCGGCGGCGACCGCGTGCTACgccacgccggagccggaggcctGCAGCGACGTGTGGTTCAGGTACTCGCCGCCCCCGGGCAAACCCACGCCCAAGAAGCAGGCGAGGAGGCGGCCCGAGGGCGACGTGTCCCGGGAGCGCTCGACGGCCAAAGGCGGCGACTCCAGGCGGGTGGTGCGGCCAGTCGACGGggacctgtaccaggtgccaccgCCGGAGCTCGCCCCCCACCGGGGGCCGAGGAAG ACGGGGAGCATGTGGATGGGATGCCTGGGCCTCAGCTCATGCGTCGACTGA